Genomic DNA from Caldicellulosiruptor hydrothermalis 108:
ATGCCTACTACAAATATTTCGGTAAGCATAGATACTTCTCTTTAGAATCTATGCTTTGTTGCTTCCTCGTCCAAAAATTGCTCAAACTCAATACTTTAACTCAGCTTCGTGCTGTCTTACTCAACTCATTCGAACTTCGCTCATTTTGTAATCTTCATGGCAATGTCCCTTCTATCTCTACTCTCTCTCGCTTTAGAAAAATATTTGCAAGTGAAATCCATAAACTTTTTCAAAATATCTCTATCCATGCACATAATATTTCCATCCAACAATGCCCTCAAGATTCTTCAATCTTAATCTTCGACACAACAGGTATTGTCCCAAAGGTTCGTGAAAACAATCCTAAATTCATTCATCTACTGCTGAAAAATACCTCAAAAGCTAACCCTGAACTTCCCTCTGAAAAAGTCTACTCTCTCGTTTATTCTTCTTTGCCTAAAACTGCTAACGCTAATTCTAACATCCGTCTTATGTTTGTAAATGGCCATTTCTGCTGGGCTTTAAAATTTGCAGTCATTACCAACGCTCTCGGTATCCCTTTAGCTTTAGTACCTCTGTTTAACTATGATTCCCCTTCCTCTGACCCACAAGAAGCAAAAGCTATCTCCGACTCTAAAGGTTTAATTCCTTCGCTCGAAACTTTATTCTCTTATATCCCCAAAAATTTCTCCACTTTCATCGCCGACAGTGCTTTGGATTCCCACAACATATACTCCACTTTAAAAAATACCTTTAACTTCTCCAAAATCGTTATTCCACTAAATACAAGAGCTTCTAAAAATACTACACCTACATCAGACCCCAATATCGTTATTTCTGAAGATGGTATCCCTATCTGCAAAAAGTTCAACAAACCTTTTAAACCCGAAGGCAAATGTCAGGGTAAAAATCGCTCTTTGCGCCTTAAATGGACTTGCCCTATGTCACAATACAAAGATGGCAAACGCATCTGCTCTTGCCCTCAGCCTTGTACTACCTCTAAATCGGGTAGAATGTTCTATACATACCCAGATAACTTTCGCTCTTTCCCAGGTATCAACAGAAATTCACAAGAGTTTTTTGACCTCTACAAAAAACGTGTCGCTGTAGAGCAGACTATTTACCACCTGAAATCCTACATGGGCTCTGATACTATCTCTACTTATGACCATATTTCTATTTTCTCTGATTTCTTGCTATCTGCCATTACTTTCTCGCTCTTGTTTATTCTCGCTCACAATATCAAACTCTATTGCTCTAAATTGACTATCAAAAAACTTAACAAGCTCAAAAAACTTATCGCTTAATACTACTATTTTTTAAATCTATTTCTTACAAAAAATTTCTGGTTTTGTTTTTACTTAACCTTCTAAAACAAGGAGTTAAGAAGGCTTAGGATATTATTGTCTTTTTTGAAGTTGTTAATTTTTGTCATATGTTTGTTGCTGATTATTTTTGTTGGTATTGATAATATTTGGTTTTCACTTCTCTTTTCTTTTTGTATCTTGATTGTATTTCATGTTAGTATTGGTGCCTTTTACCTTCAATCACCACCTATTTTGCAAACGCCTATTTTAAATTTTATTCAAATATTACAATAGAATCCTTGTTTTTAATACGAAGTACAATTGTTTCTATAATTCTAAACTCATGGTCAAGCTTGTCATTTCCCATATATGTTACAACCATATCTTGCCCTATCGTTAAATCGATGTTAGAAAACTCCGCACAAATTAAGACTGCTTTTCCTTCACCAAGTACTGGTGTTTTAAAAATGTTATTATCTACCAGCTTTGAAATTCTTTCAAGTTCCAACACTCCAGCCATTGGATTTATTCTTGAAAGCTGAACATAAATGTCTGGACTTAACACAAGAACAAGTTTACCTATATATCCTTTTCTTAGCAGCAGTTCTATTCCTTTTACTATCTCAGAATATGCAGTCTCTCCCTCGTTCCAATTTCCTTTTTTAAGTCTGTTTGTGCCAGTTGCAGTTAAAATTCCTTCCAGCCCAAGTTCTTTACAACCCCAGAATATAAATTCATCTTCTTTTTTTGCACATTCCAAAGTAGCTCTTGCAACTTGAGAAAAATCATAAGGTCCTGTCCCAGAGAGAATATATTCCAAATCATTCCAGCTAAGTTTAAAGTCTTCGTAAATTTGTTTTAAAGGGTAATATCTTCTTACTGCTTTTTTGCTTTCTGCTTCTTCAACAACATCGGCAAAAATAGTCTGTGTTTGTGGTCCTAAAGGACCAAAAAGATGCAAAAAACGTCTACCAACTAATATTTTTTTGCGGTATTAATCACAATCTCATCTATTACTTTCCAATGTTCACTTTTCAAAGGTGATTGGTCTCGCCCCAAGAAATACATCTTAATCTTTCTCCTTTCCTTCTTCAACTAAACTTCCAATTGTAAACCCACCCTGCTTTGCTTCAGTTTCAATTCCAAGTTCCTTGAGCATACTTTTCACTTCTTCCTCACCTTCTAAAAAGTGTTCAGCTTCCTCAGGGTCAAGTATCCTCAGGAGTGTCATTAGCTCTCCCACATGTGCTTTTTCTTCATCTCTGATATCTGCAATTACTCTTTTTGCTACTTCGTTATCTGTTGCCTGCACATGAGCATCATAGATAAAAATAGCTTCAAGCTCTGATGCAATGTCAAGCCTTATTGCCTGGATGAGCTCCTGTTTTGTCATTTTCCTGTTCACATTTCCCTGAAAAGGGTTTGCAAAACTTGGCATTTTGTATCTACCCCCATAAAATTGAATTTGACTTCTTTTATTTTTTACCCATCAAATTTACAATTAAACACAAAATTATACCGAAAATATTTCGGTAACATTCCCAAAACATATTTAAAAAGTAACTTCCAGCCATTGACTGTAAAATTATAATAAGGTATGATTACGTAAAAAAGATTTTGCTGCGAAAGGAGAATACAGCTTGAGAAAGCTCCCCAAAAAGCAATCTATACTATTGCCAGATGATTGGAACATAATAGAAGAAGGATTTCATCCTCAGCACAATTTTATGCTTGAGACCATATTCACAGTTGCAAATGGATATTTGGGTCTGAGGGGAAACTTGGATGAAGATTTTCCTGACAAATGCCAGAGCTTTAAAGCAACATATATCAATGGCTTTTATGAAGAGTATGATATAACTTATCCAGAGGGTGGATATGGATTTGCAAAGCGTGGCGAGGCAATGGTAAATGTGGCTGATGTAAAGACATTTGAAATAACAATTGAGGGTGAAAAATTCAATTTGTTCAGTGGGAAAATTTATAAACATATCAGAAAACTAGACATGAAGAGCGGAACGGTAGTACGCGAAATACTCTGGGAATCTGAACGTGGCAGAAAAATTTTTATATCTTTTGAGCGGCTTGCATGTTTTAAAAGGCAGCATTTAGGAGCAATTAATATTAGAATAAAACCTCTCAATTTTTCTGGCAGAATAAAGATTGTAAGTAAAATAGATGGAAACTCTTCAAATCTGCTTGAGACAGAAGATGTGAGGGTTGGATCTGGAATAGAAAAATTTCCTTTTGAGACATCTAAGGCTCATTGTTCTGAGCTCAAGGGTTTTCTGATGCAAAAAACTAAGAAGAGCAGGCTCTCATATGGCTGCATGGCAGAACACATCTTGAGCTTTGGTGATTTTCAACATAAATCTTTTGCTGACAAAGAAAAAAACCTTGTCATATTTGAAATTGAATTTGATGCTGAAAAAGATATGGAATATAATTTGACAAAATATTTTTCATATTTTACACAAAGAGATGTTGAAGAAGATTTGATTGAAGAGCGCTGTGCTGCTGAAATACTTGAGGCAAAAAAGATGGGGTTTGAAAACCTTTTGAAAGAACAAAGAGAATTTTTAGAAACTTTCTGGGAAAATGCTGATGTTGTGGTAAAAGGGGATCCTAAGATTCAGCAAGCTATAAGATTTAGCCTATTTTCGCTACTTCAATCAACAGGTAGAAACGGTATTTCAAACATTGCTGCAAAAGGCTTGACCGGTGAAGGTTACGGTGGACATTATTTCTGGGACTCTGAAATTTATATAATGCCGTTTTTTATATATTCCCAGCCAGAAATTGCAAAAATGCTTCTTTTATATAGATACAACATTTTAGATGCAGCAAGAAAGCGGGCAAGAGAGCTTCACCACAGAGGAGCACTATATCCCTGGCGAACCATTGCAGGAAAAGAGTGTTCAGCATATTTCCCCGCAGGGACTGCCCAATACCACATAAACGCTGATATTGTGTATGCCATAAAAAAGTATTTTGAAGCAACAGATGATTTGGAATTCATAAAAAACTATGGTGCAGAGATTGTATTTGAAGTTGCAAGATTCTTTTCAGAACTTGGCCATTTCAGTGAAGCAAAGGGCGGAAAGTTCTGCATATTCTGTGTCACCGGCCCTGATGAGTATACTGCACTTGTTGACAACAACGCTTATACAAACTACATGGTAAAGATGACCCTTGAGTTTGCTACAGAGCTTTATAATCTATTGAAAGAAAAAGATAGTAATGCTCTTGAGAAACTTTGTAGAAAAATTGAGCTCTTAAAAGATGAGGTTTTACTGTGGAAAAACATTGCTGATAACATGTATTTGCCGTACAATCCAGAGCTGAAAATTATTTCTCAGGACGATTCATTCATCTATAAAAAGAGGCTTGATTTGTCAAAAATCCCAGAGAATCAGTTTCCTCTTCTTTTGAACTGGCATTATTTAGACATCTATAGATATCAAGTTTGCAAACAGCCAGATGTTCTTTTGCTCATTTACCTTTTGAGAGAAAACTTTACATTTGAGGATCTAAAAAATAACTATGAATACTATGAGCCAATTACAACACATGACTCATCACTCTCACCTGCAATCTTTAGTATCCTTGCAGCAGAGCTTGGGTACTTAGACAAAGCATACGAATACTTTGTATATACAGCAAGAATGGACCTTGACGATTTAAATGACAACACAAAAGATGGAATTCACGCTGCTTGTATGGGCGGTGCTTGGCAAGCTTTGGTATTTGGTTTTGGTGGAATGAGAACAAACAAAGACCGACTTTCCTTTGCACCAAAGCTTCCTCAAAGGCTTGAATGTTTATCGTTTAAAGTAAGATACAAGGGAAAAGTTTTGAAAGTGGAAATCACAAAAGACAAAGCTTCCTATACACTTTTGGAAGGTGAAAGTGTTCAGCTTTCACATTATGGTAGCAGTTTTGAATTGAAAAGAGGGCAGGCTAAAGAATTTATACTTGCCAATTAAAATTTTAAAGGCTGTGAGAAGATTTGCGTTTTCTTCTCACAGCCGTTTTTGTTGAGCTTACAAAAATATATTTAGCGCAGTCTTGCTGTTGATTCTCTTTTTACAAGCTCTGGCTCTAAAATAATGTGGTTTATGGGCTGCTTTGAAATCAGGTTCAAAAGCAGATAAAAAGCTGATTTGCCCATTTCACTCTTGTTCTGTCTTATTGTTGTAAGAGTAGGGGTGATGTAACGTGCCAAGGATATATCGTCAAATCCAACAACCGAAACTTTTTTGGGTACATCAACCCCAAGTTCCTTTAATCTTTTTATAAGACCGATTGCCATCATGTCTGATGCAGCAAAAACTGCTGTGACACCTTTTTGGACAAAATAGTCTGCTGCTTTAAATCCACTTTCTTCTGTGAAATCACCTTCATAAATAAGTTCACTGTCAACCTGAAGTCCGTTTTTGCTAAGTGCCAATATATAACCGTTTAATCTTTCTTGGCTGACATATGCTTTTTTGTGACCATTCAAAAACCCTATTTTTTTGTGTCCAAGGTTAATCAAGTGTTCTGTTGCAAGCTGCGCACCTTTTAGATTGTTTGTTGTCACATAACCTACATTTGAGTTCTTTATTGGAATGTCAAGCAAAACAACAGGATAGCTGCTTTTTTGTATTTCATTCAGATACTCATCATCCATCTTAAGTCCCATGATAAATGCACCTTCAAGCCCTTTTTCCTGCATAACCGCATCAAAAGAGACTCTCTTTTGCTCCTCTGAAGACGTTGATAGCAAAACAACCTCATAACCATTGTCCATTGCAGCTTTCCTGAAACTTATAAGTATTTCATAATAGAAAACACCGTATAT
This window encodes:
- a CDS encoding ISNCY-like element ISCahy1 family transposase, yielding MFNTKPKQLSFIDLFSHLKASALYKPESLLGLFNKFIDLSHYIPSSFYNAYYKYFGKHRYFSLESMLCCFLVQKLLKLNTLTQLRAVLLNSFELRSFCNLHGNVPSISTLSRFRKIFASEIHKLFQNISIHAHNISIQQCPQDSSILIFDTTGIVPKVRENNPKFIHLLLKNTSKANPELPSEKVYSLVYSSLPKTANANSNIRLMFVNGHFCWALKFAVITNALGIPLALVPLFNYDSPSSDPQEAKAISDSKGLIPSLETLFSYIPKNFSTFIADSALDSHNIYSTLKNTFNFSKIVIPLNTRASKNTTPTSDPNIVISEDGIPICKKFNKPFKPEGKCQGKNRSLRLKWTCPMSQYKDGKRICSCPQPCTTSKSGRMFYTYPDNFRSFPGINRNSQEFFDLYKKRVAVEQTIYHLKSYMGSDTISTYDHISIFSDFLLSAITFSLLFILAHNIKLYCSKLTIKKLNKLKKLIA
- a CDS encoding family 1 encapsulin nanocompartment shell protein; amino-acid sequence: MHLFGPLGPQTQTIFADVVEEAESKKAVRRYYPLKQIYEDFKLSWNDLEYILSGTGPYDFSQVARATLECAKKEDEFIFWGCKELGLEGILTATGTNRLKKGNWNEGETAYSEIVKGIELLLRKGYIGKLVLVLSPDIYVQLSRINPMAGVLELERISKLVDNNIFKTPVLGEGKAVLICAEFSNIDLTIGQDMVVTYMGNDKLDHEFRIIETIVLRIKNKDSIVIFE
- a CDS encoding glycoside hydrolase family 65 protein; protein product: MRKLPKKQSILLPDDWNIIEEGFHPQHNFMLETIFTVANGYLGLRGNLDEDFPDKCQSFKATYINGFYEEYDITYPEGGYGFAKRGEAMVNVADVKTFEITIEGEKFNLFSGKIYKHIRKLDMKSGTVVREILWESERGRKIFISFERLACFKRQHLGAINIRIKPLNFSGRIKIVSKIDGNSSNLLETEDVRVGSGIEKFPFETSKAHCSELKGFLMQKTKKSRLSYGCMAEHILSFGDFQHKSFADKEKNLVIFEIEFDAEKDMEYNLTKYFSYFTQRDVEEDLIEERCAAEILEAKKMGFENLLKEQREFLETFWENADVVVKGDPKIQQAIRFSLFSLLQSTGRNGISNIAAKGLTGEGYGGHYFWDSEIYIMPFFIYSQPEIAKMLLLYRYNILDAARKRARELHHRGALYPWRTIAGKECSAYFPAGTAQYHINADIVYAIKKYFEATDDLEFIKNYGAEIVFEVARFFSELGHFSEAKGGKFCIFCVTGPDEYTALVDNNAYTNYMVKMTLEFATELYNLLKEKDSNALEKLCRKIELLKDEVLLWKNIADNMYLPYNPELKIISQDDSFIYKKRLDLSKIPENQFPLLLNWHYLDIYRYQVCKQPDVLLLIYLLRENFTFEDLKNNYEYYEPITTHDSSLSPAIFSILAAELGYLDKAYEYFVYTARMDLDDLNDNTKDGIHAACMGGAWQALVFGFGGMRTNKDRLSFAPKLPQRLECLSFKVRYKGKVLKVEITKDKASYTLLEGESVQLSHYGSSFELKRGQAKEFILAN
- a CDS encoding LacI family DNA-binding transcriptional regulator, whose amino-acid sequence is MRKNKNVTIKDIAKALGLSPSTVSRALNNYSDINPETRDKVIEMAKKLNYTPNIFAKSLVTNKTKRVGLFIEDMEKEGIYGVFYYEILISFRKAAMDNGYEVVLLSTSSEEQKRVSFDAVMQEKGLEGAFIMGLKMDDEYLNEIQKSSYPVVLLDIPIKNSNVGYVTTNNLKGAQLATEHLINLGHKKIGFLNGHKKAYVSQERLNGYILALSKNGLQVDSELIYEGDFTEESGFKAADYFVQKGVTAVFAASDMMAIGLIKRLKELGVDVPKKVSVVGFDDISLARYITPTLTTIRQNKSEMGKSAFYLLLNLISKQPINHIILEPELVKRESTARLR